The DNA segment GACCAACTTGCTAGAATCGCAAAGAAATAATTGCCAACAGACCATTACTAACCCGGGGCCTTTCTTGCATTGTGCTTTCGGCAGTGCTTAAGAGAGCAGTCCAGGAACACATGTCTACATCCAGAACTCCTGTGATGAGGAAGCTTATCGGGACatgcaggaagggaggaggaggaggacctgaagtCAATACCAAACAACAAATTCAAGTCATCTAATATGTTCCAACCTTACTTAATTATTAAACAAAATtcaactttaataaaataagcACCAGGCTTACTTCTCATCGATCAGCTGTGTAGAACGCCGTCAGCCTCCTTGGTATCTCTGCAAATCAAAGGGCTTTTTTTGTCGTTGATGTTTTCAATAAAAAGACCTACATTCAGGGAGGGGGTCTGCAATATCCCTGACTGGGGCTGGTCCCCTACAGACACTGCCCTTTCCAGAACCACAGCAAGGCAGAAACAGGCGAGGGAACTGGAAGCTGGAGAATAGACTAGAGCCTTAAAGAAATATTCACCTTCCATGGGCATTCCTCATACTCTTAAGTCAAGGAGAGAGCTTTTCTGAGGGTTTGCACTGCATTTGTTGTGTGTACCAGACTATCAGATAAATTATTCTTCCAGAATTAAAAGGGTAAGAACGGAAACCTCCCATACTGTTTTCcatctaattttttaaaagaatttgacacttacttTCCCCACGTTTTTCCTAGCTTCACACGGCATGTTTTTcaaacaaaacgaaacaaaagaAATTGTCCGCTTGTTAAGTTTTCTTGAAAATGCACGAAATTAGATTCTTACATGGGTTAAAAATGAAGGGTGGGGATAAGGGAAAGGGGGGATGAGAGTGCTTGCTTGCAAAAGGGAAATTAAACTGTTATTCACAAGCTTGTGTCTCCATTCTGTTTACACTCGGATAAAATGCTGAGAGTCATATCCTCACTTTTTGACTGCACGTTGAGCTCGCTCCTTCTTGAAGCTTTCCTGGTTGCTCTCGACAGCCGTCTTCGGAACGTGTCTCCAGCCAAGAAGTACAGAATAGGATCCACGCAGCTGTTGAGGCTCGCCAGCCCCCGAGTCACTTGGTAAGTGGCATAAACCCTGTCGTTAAAGGCACACATTTCTGGAGTCTGGAAATCCAGCCTGGCTCGTAGATTCAAGTTTTTCATCACGTGAAAGGGGAGATAAGACACAGCAAATACCGCCAACACTATAATAACCAGGTAAATCGATTTCCTCCTGAGCGGGGAATTGTCTAAATCTTTGTAAATCAGTGCTTTCACGATTAATCCGTAGCAACCCAGGATCAGTATGAACGGGATGCAAAACAAGAAGACCGTGGTGCACATGCTGTAAATGAAGTAGCTTCGCAGGTAGTCGTCTACCGTCGTGTCGTAGCAAGCCATGGTTTTGACTTTCCTTTCTCCAGTTCCAGAGTAGAAGAAGATGGGGGAAATCCCAGTGACCACAACCCCCCAAACCAAGGTACTGATGTAGACGGCGTTCTTTTTTTTCAGCCGCCCCAGCGATTTTAAGGGGTAGACCACACCTGTGTACCTGTGCACGCTGATGCAAGTGAGGAACAAGATGCTTCCATACAGGTTGACGTGGAAGATGAACCTCTGCAGTTTGCACATGAAGTTCCCAAAGATCCAATCGGTTTGATTGAAGTAATAGAAGATCAGTGCAGGAAGAGTCAGGACATACAAGAAGTCAGCCAGCGCCAGGTTGAACATGTAAACCGAGATGCCACTCCAAGGCCTCATGTGGAAGATAAACATCCAGATCGCCACGCTGTTGCCCAGGAATCCAGTGATGAAGACTATGATGTAGACAGCAGGCAGGTAATAGAACTGAAAACCAGTTTTGGTCAGCAAGCACTTGCTGGTGACATTGTTCGACGTCCATCCGCTGCTAGCCAGCGAGTGGTTTTCAGTCCCGTTCAGAACAGCGGTCAGGAGGACTTCAGTCATGGTTTCTCCAGGAAAGTCACATAGATGGATCTAGAGGCCTGGTATCAGCAAGCGTCTCTGGAGGAAAACAAAGAAAGTATCTAAGCTGCAGCACTAAGAACACCAAAAGGCAGGAAAAGATCCAGCCTCCTCTTCATGAGTCTGTTCAGACAATCATATCTGGGCTTATTAAGCTGAGGTATTTATAAGCCTTTTGCTCACACAAGAAGCACCACATCTCCTCCCTTTTCTCAAGCCACTGTTAAATCAGGAAGCTTCTAAACCACACTTTTCCTGTTCATCTGAACCGGGGAACTACAACTTCAGAACAAGCCCAGATATTAAACCAGAGAAGTCCGCACGGTGCCCTCCGTaagcctggggctgatggaagttgtagtccaaaacatcgaCACTATATGGCTAACTCAACTTCAAGCCATGATTTAATATCCTGGCCTGTTCTGAAGCCACCAACCATAGTTTTGGTTCAGACAAAACAAGAAACTATGGTTAAGTAGAGACTTCCTGGTTTAATTGTGGCTTGTGGCGAAGGGAGGAGCCAAAAAGTGGAGGGCATGGGCAAAAGACTTGTGTATATCTTGACTCAAGAAACCAAAATATGAATGTCCATCATGCAGTTTTCACTTACCACAGATCTACGCGAAGGGGGTTAAACTGTAAACCTTCTGTGAGTTGACTCTTTTGGCATGCTGATGGTTCCTGTGAATTTGCCCAAGTGTGTTAGCTAGTTGCTATTCTGATGGTTGTGGGAACAGGCCCTGGCATACCATAATTCCAGAATGAGGGGGGCACAGAGCTGCTATGCTAGCTGCCCGGCAGGTGGCCTGCTGTTGTTTATTGCTGGCTGCCTCACCTttttccctcccagtaagcatCAGTGACCCCAAAACGGCCTGGAAGCTGGTGTAGCAGTTCTACCCTACCCCAGCAAGTTCCCCGCTTCTGCCTTACTCACGAAACATTGTTGAGCTtctttcctcagctttctctgcTATTTCCCTTCCTCTCATTGACAGCCGGCTTATACTGAGTAAGAGCACTGTGCCACCCAGCTCTCCATAGCTTCAGCAAAGAGCCTTTCCCAACCCCAGTTGaggatgctgaggactgaacccaaatcttttgcatgcaa comes from the Podarcis muralis chromosome 6, rPodMur119.hap1.1, whole genome shotgun sequence genome and includes:
- the P2RY1 gene encoding P2Y purinoceptor 1 isoform X1; its protein translation is MTEVLLTAVLNGTENHSLASSGWTSNNVTSKCLLTKTGFQFYYLPAVYIIVFITGFLGNSVAIWMFIFHMRPWSGISVYMFNLALADFLYVLTLPALIFYYFNQTDWIFGNFMCKLQRFIFHVNLYGSILFLTCISVHRYTGVVYPLKSLGRLKKKNAVYISTLVWGVVVTGISPIFFYSGTGERKVKTMACYDTTVDDYLRSYFIYSMCTTVFLFCIPFILILGCYGLIVKALIYKDLDNSPLRRKSIYLVIIVLAVFAVSYLPFHVMKNLNLRARLDFQTPEMCAFNDRVYATYQVTRGLASLNSCVDPILYFLAGDTFRRRLSRATRKASRRSELNVQSKSPPPPPFLHVPISFLITGVLDVDMCSWTALLSTAESTMQERPRVSNGLLAIISLRF
- the P2RY1 gene encoding P2Y purinoceptor 1 isoform X3, with translation MTEVLLTAVLNGTENHSLASSGWTSNNVTSKCLLTKTGFQFYYLPAVYIIVFITGFLGNSVAIWMFIFHMRPWSGISVYMFNLALADFLYVLTLPALIFYYFNQTDWIFGNFMCKLQRFIFHVNLYGSILFLTCISVHRYTGVVYPLKSLGRLKKKNAVYISTLVWGVVVTGISPIFFYSGTGERKVKTMACYDTTVDDYLRSYFIYSMCTTVFLFCIPFILILGCYGLIVKALIYKDLDNSPLRRKSIYLVIIVLAVFAVSYLPFHVMKNLNLRARLDFQTPEMCAFNDRVYATYQVTRGLASLNSCVDPILYFLAGDTFRRRLSRATRKASRRSELNVQSKKIPRRLTAFYTADR
- the P2RY1 gene encoding P2Y purinoceptor 1 isoform X2, with the translated sequence MTEVLLTAVLNGTENHSLASSGWTSNNVTSKCLLTKTGFQFYYLPAVYIIVFITGFLGNSVAIWMFIFHMRPWSGISVYMFNLALADFLYVLTLPALIFYYFNQTDWIFGNFMCKLQRFIFHVNLYGSILFLTCISVHRYTGVVYPLKSLGRLKKKNAVYISTLVWGVVVTGISPIFFYSGTGERKVKTMACYDTTVDDYLRSYFIYSMCTTVFLFCIPFILILGCYGLIVKALIYKDLDNSPLRRKSIYLVIIVLAVFAVSYLPFHVMKNLNLRARLDFQTPEMCAFNDRVYATYQVTRGLASLNSCVDPILYFLAGDTFRRRLSRATRKASRRSELNVQSKSEDMTLSILSECKQNGDTSL